Proteins co-encoded in one Arachis hypogaea cultivar Tifrunner chromosome 13, arahy.Tifrunner.gnm2.J5K5, whole genome shotgun sequence genomic window:
- the LOC112737329 gene encoding probable amidase At4g34880: protein MSMAAASSRSFSFFFSWLLLHTHVHVHAIFEFREATVNEIQSAFSRNEISSKQLVKLYKDEILRRNPILCGVADLNPDAESEAEKADQERAEGKGGTKLSGVPVLIKDNITFKKKRMSTTAGSYALAGSVAAEDAFVVKKLREAGAIIIGKATLKEWSGFRSSNMPGGWSAYGGQAKNPYNLSNEVCGSSSGSAISVAANFATVSLGTETDGSIICPSSYNSVVGIKPTVNLTSRSAVVPISLRQDSVGPIARTVEDAVYVLDVIVGKDEKDEGTVNASTHIPEGGYAQYLNPHGLQGKRLGILRYPNSFNSIFPQNSMENATYQQLFQVMREKGATLVDDIVIEKNEEIYENEMIALLAELKRDLNSYLENLVSSPVRSLADLITFNHQHNTLEKIVDYPQDMFIKANMNNGMSKEVQEAISNLERLSKDGFEKMMKEKNLDALIYVGQKLVPFLAVGGYPAITVPGGYNNENMALGVSFGGLKYSEPTLIEIAYSFEQATKKRRPPPNDLIVTQVTQTSISSL from the exons ATGTCAATGGCTGCTGCTAGCTCCAgatctttctccttcttcttctcatgGCTACTTCTTCATACACATGTTCATGTTCATGCAATATTCGAGTTCAGAGAAGCAACCGTGAACGAAATCCAAAGCGCTTTCTCGCGAAACGAGATCTCGTCAAAGCAACTAGTGAAGTTGTACAAAGACGAGATTCTTAGAAGAAACCCTATACTCTGTGGCGTAGCGGATCTGAATCCGGACGCAGAATCTGAGGCTGAGAAAGCCGACCAAGAACGTGCGGAGGGGAAAGGAGGGACAAAATTGAGCGGAGTGCCGGTGTTGATAAAGGACAACATTACGTTCAAGAAGAAGCGGATGAGTACGACGGCCGGTTCGTATGCGCTTGCCGGATCGGTGGCGGCGGAGGACGCTTTTGTGGTGAAGAAGTTGAGGGAGGCTGGGGCCATAATTATTGGCAAAGCCACCTTGAAGGAGTGGTCTGGTTTTAGGTCTTCCAATATGCCCGGTGGTTGGTCTGCCTACGGTGGCCAAGCCAAG AACCCTTATAACTTGAGCAATGAAGTGTGTGGATCAAGCAGTGGATCAGCAATATCAGTGGCAGCAAACTTTGCAACGGTGTCATTAGGGACCGAAACCGATGGTTCAATAATTTGTCCTTCATCATACAACTCAGTCGTTGGAATCAAACCCACCGTTAACCTCACTAGCAGATCTGCCGTGGTCCCTATTTCTCTCAGACAAGATTCCGTTGG GCCTATAGCTAGAACGGTGGAAGATGCAGTTTATGTTCTTGACGTAATTGTAGGGAAAGACGAGAAAGATGAAGGAACTGTGAATGCATCTACACACATTCCAGAGGGTGGCTACGCTCAATATTTGAATCCTCATGGCCTACAAGGAAAAAGACTTGGAATCTTGAGATACCCTAATTCTTTTAACAGTATTTTTCCTCAAAATTCTATGGAGAATGCGACATATCAACAACTCTTCCAAGTAATGAG GGAAAAAGGTGCGACACTTGTGGATGACATAGTAattgagaagaatgaagaaattTATGAGAATGAAATGATAGCATTGTTAGCTGAGCTCAAGAGAGACTTGAATTCTTATCTCGAAAATCTCGTGTCTTCACCTGTGAGATCCTTGGCAGATCTCATAACCTTCAACCATCAACACAACACGCTA GAGAAAATAGTTGACTATCCACAAGACATGTTTATAAAAGCAAACATGAACAATGGAATGAGCAAAGAAGTTCAAGAAGCAATATCAAATCTAGAAAGACTTTCGAAAGATGGGTTTGAGAAGATGATGAAGGAGAAGAATCTTGATGCATTGATATATGTGGGACAAAAATTGGTTCCATTTTTAGCGGTTGGAGGTTACCCAGCAATAACAGTGCCGGGTGGATACAACAATGAGAACATGGCATTGGGTGTTTCCTTTGGAGGATTAAAGTATTCAGAACCAACTCTTATTGAAATTGCTTATTCTTTTGAACAAGCTACCAAGAAACGTAGGCCTCCTCCTAATGATTTAATAGTAACGCAAGTAACACAGACAAGTATTAGCagcttataa